Genomic DNA from Solanum pennellii chromosome 3, SPENNV200:
tcatatgtttaaaatttgttacaaACAATATGAATTAAGTAAAATTTGTTAGTTAATATTACATGATATTGTAGTTGAATAATAATCAGTCGTATCAATCATTATAAGATACGTGCACATGCAAGAGAATGTCtacttaattaaaatgttgaatttatatatttgatagaaGACCAACTATAATTTGTAAATAATTGACTAGACAAtagttatatttatgtattaatttctatttttaaggGATTCAAAGTAAGATTTCTATGTCCCAATATTGCAAAATATTCTCATCGTGGTATCTTCTTGTTATAATGTAGTATAAACTGATTGTCTATAATTGGAGAAATTATATTCCTTTAATAACATGCTACttattatatatgtaaataataagCCTTCTCTACAAGAATCAAATATCCATATACCCTATTATAATTGGATATGTTcctcaaaaaattaattgtccgtgtattagaaaattataacggagacaaaaaaaaaattatgttattctttttcgtaaactatcattttttttcaagagaAATATGTGTATTCATTGGTTTCGAAATTGTCAATCCTAATTCAAATAcatgactatatatatataaattttgaaataaacatAGCACTTAATTTAACTGTATTAGTTTTGACAAAAGGTCTCGTTTGCCCCTTAACTAGTGAAATAGAATAATTATGCCCTCCTGTTTGATTTTGGTCCCAAATAGGGTCTTGTCCAATTAAAAGATTTGTTTAGTTAAAGACAGAATCAGAATTTAAAGTACTTATGGATCTGAAATTCTAGTTCTTTCAAGTTATtgactttaaaatttataatttgtaCATACTGAATGAATTTCTTATAATTAATGAGAGAGAAGGTACATAGGACCAAAGGTAAAGCAGCGTTCTCTTGGCAGAGTGTTAGGCGGCAAGAGACTTGGATCCAACTATAAAGAGAACCAGGAATGTAGGGCTTTTCCCCCTTCCGCCCGACTTCTTGTTCTTAAGAACGCTGGTTATAAGAATGAGTCATTGCTCTTCTCCTACCCTGACTGCCCAACCTGAGAGTGGACAGTTAATGCGTTCCACTTATTAAACAAGATTCTATTGTCGATCACGTTAATAGCTTTTAAACCAAACTTGATTCGGCCAATCCGTAAGTTACTCAATACAAACCCGTATATAAAATCTGAAGAGattaatatatacacataccTTATCCGTACTTTGGAAAGTTTTATCCCTACTCGAAATAATTACATTGTGTACATGTATATATGTACCTTTATTTGCACGCGTATATTAATGTGTCTACAAACATATTGGGAACACTTCATCACATGGCATGTCTTTTGTTAACCATATCAAACTGTCACAAGTAAATCTCCACAAATTATTAATGTTTTACATTACATAcctaacatatatattttcCCTACCTTTGTATCTCATGTGACCGACCATTAAGTTTAGTTTACCTGCCATTGTCTTCTCAATTATTTAATTCCTATATATACTAATAAACACACACACtcattttttcatcaaaacaacaatatattaattttcCAGTCTTCGAAACACAATACGAAATGGCAACAGAATTGGAAATTACTGAGCTAAGATTGGGACTTCCAGGAGGAATATtggagaaaaatgaaaagaaaagggtTTATTCGGAAATTACTACTAGTGATCgaaacagcagcaacaacaacaacgttGAGGCTAATAATTATAAGTGTCAATACAAGAACGAAGTTGTTGGTTGGCCTCCTGTGTGTGCTTACCGGAAAAAGAACAGTTTTAACGGACGTGAAGCTGAATCCAATAATAAAATGTACGTCAAAGTTAGCATGGATGGTGCACCGTTTTTGAGGAAAGTTGAT
This window encodes:
- the LOC107012943 gene encoding auxin-induced protein AUX22-like, whose translation is MATELEITELRLGLPGGILEKNEKKRVYSEITTSDRNSSNNNNVEANNYKCQYKNEVVGWPPVCAYRKKNSFNGREAESNNKMYVKVSMDGAPFLRKVDLSTHKGYDQLVMALENLFDCYGIGEALEDADKSEFVPIYEDKDGDWMLVGDVPWIMFSESCKRLRIMKRSEAKVIGLGARDFLKGMSQEK